One genomic segment of Clavelina lepadiformis chromosome 3, kaClaLepa1.1, whole genome shotgun sequence includes these proteins:
- the LOC143448904 gene encoding myosin-7-like: protein MATFDYEACQDAAQYLRLTREEILANQTQKPDGKKYIWFPDKEVAYVKGELLGTENGKCKIKACESGKEMTLKEEELQEMNPPRYEKCEDMANMTFLNEASVLNNLRSRYESFMIYTYSGLFCVTVNPYKMLPVYASYVIGAYKGKRRTEMPPHLYSIADNAYTEMLMNRENQSMLITGESGAGKTVNTKKVIQYFALVAAFGNQDDSKGTLEDQIVQCNPAMEAFGNAKTVRNDNSSRFGKFIRIHFGSTGLLASGDIEHYLLEKSRVIYQQEGERSYHIFYQIISGGKPELIDQLLVTKDPYEYKAICQGVVTVENLDDSAELILTDEAFRVLGFSQEEINGIYRLMAGIMHQQNMKFKNKQREEQAEPDGTEDADKVAYLFGLNSADFIKYLCHPRVKVGNEYVTKGQSCNQVMYAMGALSKGLFGKHFDWLVKLINQTLSTKLPRSFFIGVLDIAGFEIFDSNSFEQLCINFTNEKLQQFFNHHMFVLEQEEYKKEGIQWTFIDFGMDLAACIELIEKPLGIMSILEEECMFPKATDNSFKEKLYQNHLGKSKAFGKPTKKTKYEAHFELYHYAGTVAYNICGWLEKNKDPLNNSVVDLYKKASMKLMQTIWEGYVSPEEAASGGGGKGGKRKKGGSFMTVSSLHRQSLNSLMTNLRSTHPHFVRCLIPNERKCPGEMESHLVLHQLRCNGVLEGIRICRKGFPNRIPYGDFKQRYRILNPNAAPEGQFMDSKKASEKLLSSIDIDHEAYKLGHTKVFFRAGMIGKLEELRDNKLSSIFKLIQSRMRGMLMRREYQKMIERRQACRIIQSNMRAFFGMANCEWMKLMFKIKPLLKTAEAAKELETLEKDFTECKTNLDKEVKRRKELEEMQVTFIQEKNDLLMQLQAQQDQIDDGEDRCDQLIKTKVELDGKIKELSERLEDEEELNNELVSKKRKLEDECSELKKDIDDLEITLAKVEKEKHATENKLKNLQEELANQDEQIAKLQKEKKALQEAHQQTLDDLQSEEDKVNSLTKQKSKLEQQVDDLEASLEQEKKLRMELERTKRKLEGDLRLTQETVMDLENDKQRLEEKLKKQEFEYSQLATKLEDEQALVAQLQKKIKELQARIEELEEELEAERAARAKVEKQRADLSRELEELSERLEEAAGATAAQIELNKRREAEFAKLRREFEESNLAHEATVSTLRKKHADTSAEMSEQIDNLQRVKQKLEKEKSEMKMEIDDLATNVESVTKAKLNYEKMCRNMEEQLNEAKSKNDNFTRDVNELNAAKARLSSENGELGRQLEEREHLMAQLTRSKNSSSQQIDELKRVVEEETKAKAALAHAVQASRHDNDLLREQYEEEQEAKAELQRALSKANAEVAQWRNKYETDAIQRTEELEEAKKKLAARLQDAEEQVEAMQAKASSLDKTKNRLHGEIEDLTIDLERANSAAAALDKKQRNFDKVLAEYKQKQEEVQVELEQSQKEARSLSTELFKMKNAYEESLDALETVKRENKNLQEEIADLTDQIGEGGKSIHELEKAKRTLEHERNEMQAALEEAEGAIEGEESKVLRLQVELAQIKQEFERRVSEKDEEIDNQRRNQQRSIESMQMTLDSESKARQEAVRIKKKMEGDLNDLEIQLGHSNRQASESQKLVKSVQAHVKDLEMQVDESQRHAEDMQEQSAVIERRGNLLTAEIDELRSALEQAERGRKLAETELLESSERSNLLHTQNTALINQKRKLEGELQNMQGEVEESIQEQRNAEDKAKKAILDAATMAEELKKEQDLSSHLERMKKNMEQTVKDLQQRLDEAENIALKGGKKQVQKLETRIRELENELDSEQRRNSDSVKSQRKIERRLKEVTYQGEEDKKNLTRIQDLVDKLQIKVKTYKRQAEEAEEQANTNLSKFRKLQHELDDAEERADMAESALNKMRAKARDSTKE, encoded by the exons ATGGCAACGTTTGATTATGAAGCCTGTCAGGATGCAGCGCAATATTTGCGGTTGACCCGGGAAGAAATCTTAGCCAACCAAACTCAAAAACCCGATG GCAAAAAGTATATCTGGTTCCCCGACAAAGAGGTTGCCTACGTGAAAGGTGAACTTTTGGGCACCGAAAACGGAAAATGCAAAATCAAGGCTTGCGAAAGTGGCAAG GAAATGACCTTGAAAGAAGAAGAATTACAAGAAATGAATCCGCCTCGATATGAAAAATGTGAAGATATGGCCAACATGACTTTCTTGAACGAAGCCAGCGTGTTGAACAATCTCCGTTCTCGTTATGAGTCTTTTATGATCTAC ACTTATTCTGGTCTCTTCTGTGTCACCGTCAACCCGTACAAGATGCTCCCGGTATACGCTTCTTACGTCATCGGTGCTTACAAGGGCAAAAGAAGAACTGAAATGCCTCCTCATCTTTACTCCATCGCTGACAACGCTTACACTGAGATGCTGATGA ACCGAGAAAATCAATCAATGTTGATCAC CGGTGAATCTGGAGCTGGAAAAACTGTGAACACAAAAAAGGTCATTCAATACTTTGCTCTTGTGGCTGCATTTGGCAATCAAGATGACTCGAAG GGAACACTTGAAGATCAAATAGTCCAATGTAATCCTGCTATGGAGGCTTTCGGTAACGCTAAGACAGTTAGAAACGACAACTCTTCTcgtttt GGTAAATTCATTCGAATTCACTTCGGCAGCACTGGTCTTTTGGCTTCAGGAGATATTGAACATT ACTTGCTAGAAAAGTCTCGTGTGATCTATCAGCAAGAAGGTGAACGTAGCTACCACATCTTCTACCAAATCATCTCCGGGGGGAAACCAGAACTTATTG ATCAGCTTCTGGTGACTAAAGATCCCTACGAATACAAAGCAATCTGTCAAGGTGTTGTCACTGTTGAGAACTTAGATGACTCCGCTGAATTGATTCTTACAGAC GAAGCTTTCCGGGTACTTGGATTCAGTCAGGAGGAAATTAATGGAATCTATCGTCTCATGGCCGGTATCATGCATCAGCAAAACatgaagtttaaaaacaagcaaagaGAAGAACAAGCCGAACCCGACGGAACTGAAG ATGCAGACAAAGTTGCATACTTGTTTGGTCTCAACTCTGCCGATTTCATCAAATACTTGTGTCACCCACGTGTCAAAGTTGGCAACGAGTACGTCACAAAAGGGCAGTCATGTAATCAG GTCATGTACGCCATGGGTGCACTCAGCAAAGGTTTGTTTGGAAAACATTTCGACTGGCTAGTCAAACTCATCAACCAGACTCTCAGCACAAAACTGCCAAGAAGCTTCTTTATTGGTGTCCTCGATATTGCTGGCTTCGAAATCTTTGAC AGTAACAGCTTTGAGCAACTTTGTATCAACTTCACCAATGAAAAACTCCAACAGTTCTTCAACCATCACATGTTCGTCCTCGAACAGGAAGAATATAAGAAAGAAGGCATCCAGTGGACATTTATTGATTTCGGAATGGACTTGGCAGCTTGTATTGAACTCATTGAGAAG CCCCTTGGAATTATGTCAATCTTAGAGGAAGAGTGCATGTTTCCCAAAGCAACAGATAACAGTTTCAAGGAAAAACTTTATCAAAACCATCTTGGAAAGAGTAAAGCTTTTGGTAAACCTACTAAGAAAACCAAGTATGAGGCTCACTTTGAACTTTACCACTACGCTGGAACCGTCGCCTACAACATTTGTGGTTGGCTCGAGAAAAATAAGGACCCTTTGAACAACAGCGTTGTTGACCTTTACAAAAAGGCTTCAATGAAATTGATGCAAACCATCTGGGAGGGATATGTGAGTCCAGAGGAAG CTGCCAGCGGCGGTGGTGGTAAAGGGGGTAAGCGTAAAAAGGGTGGTTCATTCATGACAGTGTCGTCTCTACACAGACAATCTTTGAACAGCCTAATGACCAACTTGAG GTCTACTCATCCTCATTTTGTACGATGCTTAATTCCAAATGAACGCAAATGTCCAGGAGAAATGGAATCTCATCTAGTACTTCATCAGCTGAGGTGTAACGGTGTGTTGGAAGGCATCCGTATCTGCAGAAAAGGTTTCCCAAACAGGATTCCATATGGTGATTTCAAGCAAAG ATACCGTATCCTTAATCCCAACGCTGCTCCTGAAGGACAATTTATGGACAGCAAGAAAGCTTCAGAAAAGTTACTTTCAAGCATTGATATTGACCACGAGGCCTACAAGCTTGGTCATACCAAA GTATTTTTCCGAGCTGGTATGATTGGCAAACTTGAGGAACTGCGTGACAACAAACTTTCATCCATCTTCAAGTTAATTCAATCCCGCATGAGAGGAATGTTAATGAGACGAGAATATCAAAAAATGATAGAAAGAAG ACAAGCTTGTCGAATTATCCAATCCAACATGCGTGCTTTCTTTGGAATGGCCAATTGCGAGTGGATGAAACTCATGTTCAAGATCAAACCCCTGCTCAAAACAGCCGAAGCTGCAAAGGAATTGGAAACTTTGGAAAAAGATTTCACAGAATGCAAAACAAACTTGGATAAGGAAGTCAAACGAAGGAAGGAATTGGAGGAAATGCAAGTTACATTTATCCAAGAAAAGAACGACCTTCTCATGCAACTTCAAGCT CAACAAGATCAAATCGACGATGGAGAGGACAGGTGCGATCAGCTTATCAAGACAAAGGTCGAATTGGATGGCAAGATCAAAGAACTCAGCGAACGTTTGGAAGATGAGGAAGAACTAAATAATGAACTCGTttctaaaaaaagaaaacttgagGATGAATGTTCTGAGCTTAAAAAGGATATTGATGATCTTGAAATAACTTTGGCAAAAGTAGAAAAAGAGAAACATGCCACTGAAAACAAG CTCAAAAACTTACAAGAAGAACTTGCAAATCAAGACGAGCAAATTGCCAAGTTACAAAAGGAAAAGAAAGCTCTTCAGGAAGCTCATCAACAAACTCTTGATGATCTTCAATCTGAAGAAGACAAAGTCAATAGTCTCACCAAGCAAAAATCCAAGCTTGAGCAACAAGTGGATGAT CTTGAAGCATCTCTTGagcaagaaaagaaattacgCATGGAACTTGAACGAACCAAGCGAAAGCTTGAGGGAGATCTTAGACTCACTCAGGAGACAGTCATGGATCTCGAGAATGATAAACAACGCCTTGAAGAAAAGTTAAAGAAACAAGAATTCGAGTACAGCCAGCTGGCAACAAAACTCGAAGATGAACAAGCTCTTGTTGCTCAATTGCAAAAGAAGATCAAAGAGTTGCAA GCTCGTATTGAAGAACTTGAAGAAGAACTGGAAGCTGAAAGAGCAGCTCGTGCTAAAGTTGAGAAGCAAAGAGCCGATCTTTCTAGGGAATTGGAAGAATTGAGCGAACGACTGGAAGAGGCGGCAGGAGCAACTGCAGCTCAG attgaattaaacaaacgACGTGAAGCTGAGTTTGCCAAACTTCGTCGTGAATTTGAGGAATCTAATTTGGCTCATGAAGCCACAGTTTCAACTTTGAGGAAAAAGCACGCTGATACATCGGCAGAAATGAGCGAACAG ATTGACAACCTTCAAAGAGTGAAGCAAAAGCTTGAAAAAGAGAAGAGTGAAATGAAAATGGAAATCGATGACTTGGCGACCAACGTCGAAAGTGTtaccaaagcaaaactgaacTACGAAAAAATGTGCAGAAATATGGAAGAGCAACTTAATGAGGCGAAATCAAAGAACGACAACTTCACGCGCGACGTCAACGAACTTAATGCCGCAAAAGCTCGTTTATCATCTGAAAATG GTGAACTTGGCCGTCAGCTGGAAGAGCGTGAGCACTTGATGGCTCAACTTACTCGTAGCAAAAACAGCTCTTCCCAGCAAATTGATGAACTTAAACGAGTTGTTGAAGAAGAAACAAAAGCAAAGGCTGCTTTGGCCCATGCGGTGCAG GCTTCTCGTCATGACAACGACTTGCTTCGTGAGCAATATGAAGAAGAACAAGAAGCCAAAGCTGAACTTCAACGAGCTTTATCCAAGGCCAATGCTGAGGTCGCACAATGGCGCAACAAATATGAGACTGACGCTATCCAACGAACAGAAGAGCTTGAGGAAGCCAA AAAGAAATTGGCCGCCCGCTTGCAAGATGCAGAAGAACAAGTAGAAGCAATGCAAGCCAAAGCTTCCAGTTTGGACAAAACCAAAAACCGACTTCATGGAGAAATTGAAGATCTCACAATTGACTTGGAACGCGCGAATTCCGCAGCAGCAGCTTTGGATAAAAAGCAAAGGAACTTTGATAAA GTTTTGGCGGAATataaacaaaagcaagaaGAAGTTCAGGTGGAATTGGAACAATCGCAAAAAGAAGCTAGGAGCCTTTCTACTGAGCTCTTCAAAATGAAGAATGCTTATGAAGAATCACTGGATGCTTTGGAAACAGTGAAGcgagaaaacaaaaatttgcaag AGGAAATTGCCGATCTTACTGACCAAATCGGAGAAGGTGGAAAGAGTATCCACGAACTGGAGAAAGCAAAGAGAACTCTTGAACATGAGAGAAACGAAATGCAAGCCGCTTTAGAAGAAGCAGAAGGAGCAATCGAAGGAGAAGAGTCAAAGGTTTTAAGATTGCAAGTTGAACTTGCTCAAATTAAGCAAGAGTTTGAAAGGAGAGTTTCTGAAAAGGACGAGGAAATCGATAACCAACG TCGCAATCAGCAACGATCTATTGAATCCATGCAAATGACTCTCGATTCCGAGAGCAAAGCAAGGCAAGAAGCTGTGAGAATCAAGAAAAAGATGGAAGGTGACTTGAATGATCTTGAAATACAGCTTGGTCACTCTAACAGGCAGGCATCTGAGTCGCAGAAACTAGTCAAATCCGTTCAGGCTCATGTCAAG GATTTGGAAATGCAAGTTGATGAATCTCAGCGTCATGCTGAAGATATGCAGGAACAATCAGCTGTAATTGAAAGACGAGGCAACCTTCTTACAGCTGAAATAGACGAATTGCGATCTGCTCTTGAACAGGCAGAGCGCGGACGCAAGTTGGCTGAAACTGAACTACTTGAAAGCAG CGAACGTTCTAACCTCCTCCACACACAAAACACGGCACTTATCAACCAAAAACGCAAGCTGGAAGGAGAATTACAAAACATGCAAGGAGAAGTCGAAGAAAGCATTCAGGAACAAAGAAATGCTGAAGA